The genome window ACGCTAAAAGTGAGTAAAATCGGGCCTCCAAATTGTTTGCAACGGCGCCAGTTTACAAGTGCTGCAAACCAGCCAAACAATTTTGGTGCAAGCACAATTGCCATCGAGACGACAAACAAGTCCAGCGCCCGTTCAGCATCGAATACTGGCCAGAGAGGGAAGAGGGAGGGGTTTGCAAAATATTCGGGGCGAACAAACTGTGCCTGCACAGCAATGGCTAAACCGACCATAATAAGTGAAAGCCAAAGCACCGCGCTCAGATAAGACATCATGCCAGAGAAAATATGCAGTCTAGTGGGAAAGGCTAAATCATGTGCGAGAAGTATTCGTCCATGTTGTAAATTTCCCTGACACCAGCGTCTATCGCGTACGATCACGTCAGTTAGTGAAGGAGGTGCTTCTTCATAAGAATCCTGAATATCAGTATCAAATCTTACCCCCAGCCAACACGACGTAATAATGCTGCTTCTATAAAATCATGACTGAGGATATGTCCACCAAAAGGTGCTTTGCCTGGCAATATCGGTAGTGAGCATGATTCAGCAAAAGCCCGGGTACGAATAATGGCATTGTGTCCCCAGAAGTTAGATGAGAGGCCATGCCAGGCAGCCAGACCTTCGGCATAAATGGGGCCAAAACAGTGATTAGCAAACTGTTGTAGCTTGCCATATAGACTACTGGCGCTGATGAGGGTGGGTAATGTCTGAATTAAACCAACCCCAGGTGCTGCTGCCAATCTGCGCGATAGGGTCAGCATGCTTTGTGCGCTCATCAAACTGTCTGCATCCAGCACAATCATGGCTTCATATGCACCGCCCCAGTTGCTGACCCAATGTGCGATATTGCCTGCTTTACGTTCCTGATTATTGGCACGACGACGATAATAAACAGGGCAGTCTTCATTTTGTGTTTCGAAGAGTTCAATAAAGGCTTTTTCTTCTGCAAGCCAGGCATTGGCCTGATTGGTATCACTTAAGATAAAAAAAGCATACTTGCCTGGCGCTTGTTTTAATAAGTCTTCACGCATGGCTTTAATGGCCGCTACGATTCGACCGGGTTCTTCTTTATAGACGGGGAATAATATCGCGGTTTTAAAATTAGGTTCTGTCTCAGCTTTTTTAATGATTCTGGGTTTGAGGTTAATCAAAAAGCCTAACAAGGCTTGTGAAAAAGCAAAAGATATCCAGATAAAATTTAAACTGAATAAACATAAAAATACCCACTGTAATGAGGTAATGCTGTTGGTACTGAGGACACCATGCATCTCTCTAATCCCATAGACCGAAAGGCCAACTGTCACCAGCAAAATAAACAAGCGTGACAAGACGGTGCTAAAGGATGTGAAAAAGGGGATGGAATGTTGTCGTAACGCCTGACCAGGCTCGTTAACACGATGCCTTGGCATATCTAGTGGTGCGCGTTCCGGTAAAACTTTGTGTGCTTTCATTACTCGCCTGCAAATAGACTAGGTTTAATCCAACGGTAAAGCCATGTTTCACTGATAGGTGTGTCTTTATTCATCAACTGCAAACGTAACTCTGCCACATCAGCATCTTCAGGTTGGAATCGAAGAAATACGCGAGCACCATCAATGCTTGGATTTGCAATCAATTTAGTTGCAATGATTTTGCCGTGATTACTGGAGGCATTCATACTGATGGTATTCAATTGATTCACATCAATACGACTAAAATCGATGATCATTTCTCTGCTGCCATCTTCAAATAGTTTTCCTTTAGCACTACGGACAATCTTTGTTTTTGATGGCATTGGGTTAATATCATTTAGCCAGATCAAGCGATAGTTATAGCTGAAGGTCTGACCTTTCTTTAATCCACCTTCCGGTCGCCAATAAGCGACAATATTGTCATTGGTATCAGCATTTGACGGTATCTCAAACAATTGAACCTGCCCCTTACCCCAGTCTTCAATAGGTTCTACCCATAAAGAAGGACGAAGCTCGTAGTGGGCTTCTAAATCTTGATAGTTCACAAACTGTCTATCACGCTGGATAAGCCCAAATCCCTTGGTATGCTCATCCATGAATCCGCTTATTTGTAGTGAATTGGGATTATTCAAAGGCCGCCATAGATGTTCACCATTGCCTGTTTTTATGGCCAGAGCCTGTGAATTATGTACCTGTGGTCGATAGTCAGTGGATTTTGCAGGCACCATACTGCCATGCAAAAACATAGACGTTAACGGGGCGAGACCGATGTGAGGAATATCGATGCGTGGAAATAGGGTGACTTTAACATCCATTCGAGTTGGGTCATTAGGATAAATACCGAATCGATATGCTCCGGTCACACTTTTACTATCGAGAAGGGCATGGACAACAATGGCTGTTTGGTCTTTTCCCGGACGTTCTATCCAGAAATGAGTGAACGTGGGATGTTCTTCACCTTTTGGTTCGGCCACATCAATAGCCAACCCTCTGGCCGAAATACCGTATAACTGACCTTTGGATACCGCCCGAAAATAGCTGGCTCCTTGAAAAATGATGAATTCATTCTTTTCCTGCCCCTTACTAAGAGGATAGTGAAGCCGGAATCCAGCATATTTACCTACTTGAGCAAGCGCGTTGGCAATCTCAGGATTAGGGACCTTGAATGATGACTCGGTAACATTAATAGGAACACTTTTTCCACTTTCGACAATATCGATATCGACCAGGTTTTTATACAAGAAACCTGGAGCAAAAAGCTGGATGGAGAATGGGGTTGGACTGTTACCCCAGATAGCTGATTGTTGCTGAAACCGGATTTTTTGGTAAGTTTCAGCATCCAGTCGTGTGAGTGATATTGGCGCTTGTGTGGGGATTTTGAATGGTTTCTGAGCACGTTTTTTAGCTAAATCCAATACGGTCTGGTGACTGAAGGTCACCTCTTTTTTATCTTGTGGAGAAGCAATGACGCTTAAGCTCAGTAGTAACAGAAAAGGCATGCTTCCAGCTTTGAGCCAAGCCGATAAAAATGAACATCGATGATTAACAGTCATCACGCTGTATCTTCTCCTTGATTAGATAATCTGAAATACTTTTGGCGCATTAACTGATAAATGTAATGTACGCATGACGGATCTTTATTGTCCATGCCACAGCGTTCAATGCAATGTCACAGGTTAAAGTGAGTCAGTTATTTCTGCATCTGCTGCCAGCGCATCGACTAACTGTTGCATATCCTCAGGCAAATCGATTTGCCATGAGACTTCTTCGCCTGTTGTGGGATGCACAAAACCCAGCAAACCGGCATGTAAGGCTTGACGGCGGAAGTTATGAATAACCTCACGACACGTCTCGGTCATGCCTTTGGCTTGTTTTAAACGGCCGCCATAGACTGGGTCACCTAACAAAGGATGCCTGATGTGCGCCATATGCACGCGAATCTGATGCGTCCGTCCGGTTTCAAGCTTACATTTGATCAGAGTATGAGCCCGATAACGCTGCTCGACACGATAATGTGTGACGGAGGGTTTACCTGTCGCACTTACGGCCATTCTTTTCCTATCAATGTTATGTCGACCGATAGCCTCATCAACAGTTCCACCCGCGGTAAAAACATCGTACGCTACAGCGAGGTATTCACGTTTAACTGTGCGTGCCTGCAGTTGCGATACCAGTGAGTTATGGGCTGTTAAGGTCTTGGCTATCATCAGCAGGCCCGTGGTGGCTTTATCGATACGATGAACAATCCCCGCACGTGGGATGTTGGCTAATTGGGGAGCATGGGCTAATAAGGCATTGACGAGCGTGCCTTGGTGATTGCCTGCACCGGGATGAACGACCATGCCGGCAGGTTTGTTAATAATGATGACATCGACATCTTCATAGATAATGTCGAGCGCGATGGACTCTGCCTTCCAGCTTTCATCCTGTACTTGTAGCTCAGTGCCTATGGTGACTTTTTCTCCGCCCTGAATGCTTTCTTTAGGTTTGAGAAGTTGCCCGTTAACGAGGACATCACCCGCTTTCAGCCATTTTGTCAGTTGACCACGAGAATATTCGGGAAACATTTTGGCTAAAGCCTGATCGATACGCATACCCATCAAGTTTTCCGGAATAATATCTTCTAGTTGAATTTTTTCTGACATATAGACTTAGCTGGTGATTAAACCAGTATTATAACGTAGGCTTATAGCTGACGTTGGAATATGGAGCTAAAAATGCGTTTTTCTCATTTTGTCATCGCTGGGGTGGTATTGCTTTTATCTCTGGTGGTTCACGCCGAGCCACGCAATGTCGCATTACTCGCCTCAGCGTGTGCAGCGTGTCATGGTACAAATGGTCATAGTCAGGGTGGAACGCCTAGCCTTGCCGGCCTTAATAAACATTACTTTATTCAACAAATGCTGGCATTTAAAAATGGTCAGCGTGATGGTACCGTTATGATGCAGCATGCAGCGGGCTATTCTGAGGAAGAAATACGCGCTTTGGCTCACTATTTTTCTAATCAAAAATGATCAACGTGGCTGGCACTGACTACAGAAATAAGTGGCTCTTTGCGCCTGCTTAATCAGACTGATTGGGGTTTGGCAGCGTAAACAGGCTAAGCCTTCTCGTCCATATACATGAAGTTCTTGCGCAAAATAGCCTGGGTTTCCATCACTTTTTCTGAAATCGCGTAGGGTTGTTCCCCCGGCGAGTAGGGCTTTTTCCAAAACCTGCTTAATGGCCTCGACTAATCGAGATAGATTCTTTTTACTGACTTTTCCGGCAGGCGTACTTGGATGAATACCAGCCATAAACAGGGCTTCATTGGCGTATATATTACCTACACCTACTACGACTTCACCATTCATAATAAATGTTTTAATTGGGCTGGTCCGACCCTTAGCGCGTTGATGTAAGTAGTTGACATCAAACTGTTCTGATAGTGGCTCCGGACCTAGATGACTGATAAGCGCATGTTGCTCATAAGGCTCGTTCGTCCAGAGTATGGCGCCAAAACGGCGAGTGTCAGTAAATCTCAATACATAACCGTTATCAAAAAAGATATCGACATGATCATGTTTATTGATGTGGTCATCATTATCGAGTACGCGTAAACGTCCTGACATGCCCAAATGGATAATCAATGTGCCATTGTCACAGTGCAACAACAAGTATTTTGCCCGGCGCTCTATACTGTTTACCCGTTGATCTTTAACGATGGATTCTAATCCTTCTGGAATTGGCCAGCGTAATCCTCGGTGACGTACCACCATTTTTGTGATGGATTGATTCTCAATAAAGGGTTGAATACCACGTCGCGTGGTTTCTACTTCTGGCAGTTCAGGCATGTCTATTCGTTAGTTTGAGTGGGCGTATCAGGTAATAGCTGAGAGCTCATCGCCATAGGGAAAATATATTCTAAGCTTAAATCTTGATTGGTCAGAATAAGGTTGCTATCAGTGGTCTGCATGATCAATGAAACAGGCTGTTTTTGACCTTCCAGCCAAAGTGTAATTTGAGGACCAGGTTTTGCCATTAACTCGGCTGATGTGACTTTCCTGACCTGAGTTGCATAGGCAAATTGCCAGCTATCTATCAACACCTTTAACGCATCACTTGT of Methylophaga marina contains these proteins:
- the mutM gene encoding bifunctional DNA-formamidopyrimidine glycosylase/DNA-(apurinic or apyrimidinic site) lyase is translated as MPELPEVETTRRGIQPFIENQSITKMVVRHRGLRWPIPEGLESIVKDQRVNSIERRAKYLLLHCDNGTLIIHLGMSGRLRVLDNDDHINKHDHVDIFFDNGYVLRFTDTRRFGAILWTNEPYEQHALISHLGPEPLSEQFDVNYLHQRAKGRTSPIKTFIMNGEVVVGVGNIYANEALFMAGIHPSTPAGKVSKKNLSRLVEAIKQVLEKALLAGGTTLRDFRKSDGNPGYFAQELHVYGREGLACLRCQTPISLIKQAQRATYFCSQCQPR
- the rluD gene encoding 23S rRNA pseudouridine(1911/1915/1917) synthase RluD; its protein translation is MSEKIQLEDIIPENLMGMRIDQALAKMFPEYSRGQLTKWLKAGDVLVNGQLLKPKESIQGGEKVTIGTELQVQDESWKAESIALDIIYEDVDVIIINKPAGMVVHPGAGNHQGTLVNALLAHAPQLANIPRAGIVHRIDKATTGLLMIAKTLTAHNSLVSQLQARTVKREYLAVAYDVFTAGGTVDEAIGRHNIDRKRMAVSATGKPSVTHYRVEQRYRAHTLIKCKLETGRTHQIRVHMAHIRHPLLGDPVYGGRLKQAKGMTETCREVIHNFRRQALHAGLLGFVHPTTGEEVSWQIDLPEDMQQLVDALAADAEITDSL
- the mdoH gene encoding glucans biosynthesis glucosyltransferase MdoH; amino-acid sequence: MKAHKVLPERAPLDMPRHRVNEPGQALRQHSIPFFTSFSTVLSRLFILLVTVGLSVYGIREMHGVLSTNSITSLQWVFLCLFSLNFIWISFAFSQALLGFLINLKPRIIKKAETEPNFKTAILFPVYKEEPGRIVAAIKAMREDLLKQAPGKYAFFILSDTNQANAWLAEEKAFIELFETQNEDCPVYYRRRANNQERKAGNIAHWVSNWGGAYEAMIVLDADSLMSAQSMLTLSRRLAAAPGVGLIQTLPTLISASSLYGKLQQFANHCFGPIYAEGLAAWHGLSSNFWGHNAIIRTRAFAESCSLPILPGKAPFGGHILSHDFIEAALLRRVGWG
- a CDS encoding glucan biosynthesis protein G, with the protein product MPFLLLLSLSVIASPQDKKEVTFSHQTVLDLAKKRAQKPFKIPTQAPISLTRLDAETYQKIRFQQQSAIWGNSPTPFSIQLFAPGFLYKNLVDIDIVESGKSVPINVTESSFKVPNPEIANALAQVGKYAGFRLHYPLSKGQEKNEFIIFQGASYFRAVSKGQLYGISARGLAIDVAEPKGEEHPTFTHFWIERPGKDQTAIVVHALLDSKSVTGAYRFGIYPNDPTRMDVKVTLFPRIDIPHIGLAPLTSMFLHGSMVPAKSTDYRPQVHNSQALAIKTGNGEHLWRPLNNPNSLQISGFMDEHTKGFGLIQRDRQFVNYQDLEAHYELRPSLWVEPIEDWGKGQVQLFEIPSNADTNDNIVAYWRPEGGLKKGQTFSYNYRLIWLNDINPMPSKTKIVRSAKGKLFEDGSREMIIDFSRIDVNQLNTISMNASSNHGKIIATKLIANPSIDGARVFLRFQPEDADVAELRLQLMNKDTPISETWLYRWIKPSLFAGE
- a CDS encoding c-type cytochrome; its protein translation is MRFSHFVIAGVVLLLSLVVHAEPRNVALLASACAACHGTNGHSQGGTPSLAGLNKHYFIQQMLAFKNGQRDGTVMMQHAAGYSEEEIRALAHYFSNQK